The following are from one region of the Novosphingobium aureum genome:
- a CDS encoding bifunctional diguanylate cyclase/phosphodiesterase, with translation MLLAASVCVMAALTSVLLIQKAKQVRRGPARYWLLAAGASAGFGIWATHFIAMLGYTPGMIAGYAPALTLLSLLIPIVTTSLALRAAVETSYKAAQGDNSSSPMPLNSGIAAGAIIMGLGISAMHYCGMAALTLPARMHWDAGYVIVSVIASIVPLVPALHFAMRRDRHRALLAGTGFIALAVVGLHFTGMTALSLTPERISPSGLLIAPNTMAILVSACALGVVIVAILALGMARRSEKSVRESERQFSLLQRGITDCAIYMLDASGHVSSWNIGAERLKGYRANEILGMSVASFYTPEDRADGLPAKTLATAEREGKWHGRGWRMRRDGSRFWAEITLEAVHDDKGALVGFAKITRDITQLKADQDRIAEIGRQRDAALGHMHQGLCLFDANERLVLRNARFLEMYGLDEDSLPPGTTLRELIVIALTSRLGQAPSADRIEVSCQRIHAGVRDLDHTPIHVAYSDDFAISLVSRGLPDGGWVSTFDDITHQRRSEARIAHMAMHDGLTGLPNRTRFNIWLDDAIEHAARSDQNLGIGVIDLDRFKDINDTFGHAWGDVVLTELASRISAVLGENEIASRLGGDEFGIAKLYSSESELADFLARIEACFAQPVEHDKQELDFGASIGVSAFPADGEERETLLNNADLAMYRAKAQLGDTICYYEPSMDENARARRKLANDLRQAIERDELTLLYQPQCFISDGRLSGYEALLRWRHPTSGTISPVEFIPIAEETGQILAIGEWVLREACREASNWPNSHRVAVNLSPIQLVQPELPALVTRILLETGLSPRRLELEITESAIITDKDRALHNLRQIKALGVAIAMDDFGTGYSSLDTLHSFPFDKIKIDKSFLLQSDQNEQARAIIRAVLALGQSLSIPVLAEGVETASHFDLLVNEGCQEAQGYYLGRPGEAPSVLVAHEPGSLKLAALRAANG, from the coding sequence GTGCTGCTTGCCGCAAGCGTATGCGTCATGGCCGCGCTGACCAGTGTCCTGCTCATCCAGAAGGCCAAGCAAGTGCGGCGCGGGCCCGCGCGCTACTGGCTACTGGCGGCCGGCGCCAGCGCCGGGTTCGGTATCTGGGCAACCCATTTCATAGCCATGCTCGGTTATACCCCCGGCATGATCGCCGGCTATGCACCGGCGTTGACGCTGCTCTCCTTGCTGATCCCCATCGTGACGACCAGCCTAGCCCTGCGCGCGGCGGTCGAAACGAGTTACAAGGCCGCTCAAGGCGACAACTCTTCTTCGCCGATGCCGCTCAATTCCGGCATTGCAGCAGGGGCCATCATCATGGGCCTGGGCATCAGTGCGATGCACTATTGCGGTATGGCCGCGTTGACACTGCCGGCCCGCATGCACTGGGACGCTGGCTACGTGATTGTCTCGGTGATCGCCTCCATCGTTCCACTGGTCCCCGCCCTGCATTTCGCGATGCGTCGCGACCGGCATCGCGCCCTGCTTGCCGGTACCGGATTTATAGCCCTGGCTGTCGTCGGCCTGCACTTCACCGGTATGACGGCACTGTCGCTGACCCCCGAACGCATATCCCCTTCCGGCCTGCTCATCGCTCCTAACACCATGGCGATCCTGGTCTCCGCCTGCGCGCTGGGCGTCGTGATCGTGGCCATACTGGCCCTCGGCATGGCCAGGCGCAGCGAGAAATCGGTGCGCGAGAGCGAGCGCCAGTTCTCCCTGCTCCAGCGCGGCATCACCGACTGCGCGATCTACATGCTCGATGCATCGGGCCATGTATCGAGCTGGAATATCGGTGCCGAACGCCTCAAGGGCTATCGCGCCAACGAGATCCTGGGCATGTCGGTCGCATCCTTCTACACCCCTGAGGACCGCGCCGACGGCCTGCCCGCGAAGACCCTCGCCACCGCCGAGCGCGAGGGCAAGTGGCACGGGCGCGGCTGGCGCATGCGCCGCGACGGCAGTCGCTTCTGGGCGGAGATCACGCTCGAGGCGGTCCACGACGACAAGGGCGCACTGGTCGGCTTCGCCAAGATCACGCGCGACATCACCCAGCTCAAGGCAGACCAGGACCGCATCGCCGAGATCGGCCGGCAGCGCGATGCAGCACTCGGTCACATGCATCAGGGCCTGTGCCTCTTCGACGCAAACGAACGCCTGGTCCTGCGCAATGCCCGTTTCCTCGAGATGTACGGCCTCGACGAAGATTCGCTCCCGCCCGGCACCACGCTGCGCGAGCTCATCGTCATCGCGCTTACCAGCCGGCTTGGCCAAGCCCCCTCTGCCGACCGCATCGAGGTGAGCTGCCAGCGCATCCACGCGGGCGTGCGCGACCTTGACCATACCCCGATCCACGTCGCCTATTCCGACGACTTCGCGATCTCGCTGGTCAGCCGAGGGCTGCCGGACGGCGGCTGGGTATCGACCTTCGACGACATCACACACCAGCGCCGTTCGGAAGCGCGCATCGCGCATATGGCCATGCACGACGGGCTGACCGGCCTGCCCAACCGCACCCGCTTCAACATCTGGCTCGACGACGCCATCGAACATGCCGCTCGCAGCGACCAGAACCTCGGGATCGGCGTCATAGACCTCGACCGCTTCAAGGACATCAACGACACCTTCGGCCATGCCTGGGGCGATGTGGTGCTCACCGAACTGGCCAGCCGCATCTCCGCAGTGCTCGGCGAGAACGAGATCGCTTCTCGCCTCGGAGGCGACGAGTTCGGCATCGCCAAGCTCTATTCCAGCGAGAGCGAACTGGCCGACTTCCTCGCGCGGATCGAGGCCTGCTTCGCCCAGCCCGTAGAGCACGACAAGCAGGAACTCGACTTCGGCGCGAGCATCGGCGTCTCGGCCTTTCCCGCGGACGGTGAAGAGCGCGAGACACTGCTCAACAACGCCGACCTCGCGATGTACCGCGCAAAGGCGCAGCTGGGCGACACGATCTGCTACTACGAGCCGAGCATGGACGAGAATGCGCGCGCGCGCCGCAAGCTCGCCAACGACCTGCGCCAGGCGATCGAGCGCGATGAACTGACGCTGCTCTATCAGCCGCAGTGCTTCATCAGCGACGGACGCCTGTCGGGCTACGAAGCGCTGCTGCGCTGGCGGCACCCGACCTCGGGAACGATCTCGCCGGTCGAGTTCATCCCGATCGCAGAAGAAACCGGGCAGATCCTGGCCATCGGCGAATGGGTGCTGCGCGAGGCCTGTCGCGAAGCTTCGAACTGGCCCAACAGCCATCGCGTCGCGGTCAACCTCTCGCCGATCCAGCTGGTCCAGCCCGAACTGCCCGCGCTGGTGACCCGCATCCTGCTCGAGACCGGCCTCTCCCCGCGTCGCCTCGAGCTCGAGATCACCGAAAGCGCGATCATCACCGACAAGGACCGCGCCCTGCACAACCTGCGCCAGATCAAGGCGCTGGGCGTTGCCATCGCGATGGACGATTTCGGTACCGGCTATTCCTCGCTCGACACGCTCCACTCGTTCCCCTTCGACAAGATCAAGATCGACAAGTCGTTCCTGCTCCAGTCGGACCAGAACGAGCAGGCCCGGGCGATCATCCGCGCGGTGCTCGCGCTCGGCCAGTCGCTCTCGATCCCCGTGCTCGCCGAAGGCGTCGAGACCGCCTCGCACTTCGACCTGCTGGTGAACGAAGGCTGCCAGGAAGCACAGGGCTATTACCTCGGCCGCCCGGGCGAGGCCCCCAGCGTACTGGTGGCGCACGAGCCCGGCTCTCTGAAACTGGCGGCACTGCGCGCCGCGAACGGCTGA
- the cobA gene encoding uroporphyrinogen-III C-methyltransferase, with protein MEPQFPSPDHPIAPQGTGTVHLVGAGPGDPDLLTLRAARLVMNAQVIVHDGLVDARILEMARPGARLVSVAKSRSRHTMKQEAINDLLVAEARKGRDVIRLKGGDPFIFGRGGEEAEACRAAGVPVAVVPGISSALGASAAAQVPLTHRDHASIVSFVAGQCKGLSEQDWSGLAGKGRTLVIFMGLATAPQISDKLIADGLSPEVPVAVIEKATRADMRVLRSPLAGLAELVEREAVASPALIVIGDVAAEPSDHTLRARLDMAGALEAEL; from the coding sequence ATGGAACCGCAATTTCCTTCGCCTGACCACCCGATCGCGCCGCAAGGCACGGGGACCGTGCACCTCGTAGGGGCCGGTCCGGGCGATCCCGACCTCCTGACCCTGCGCGCCGCGCGTCTGGTCATGAACGCGCAGGTGATCGTTCACGACGGCCTGGTCGATGCCCGCATCCTCGAGATGGCGCGCCCCGGCGCGCGTCTCGTCTCGGTCGCCAAGAGCCGCTCGCGCCACACCATGAAGCAGGAAGCGATCAACGACCTGCTCGTCGCCGAAGCGCGCAAGGGACGCGACGTGATCCGCCTCAAGGGCGGCGACCCCTTCATCTTCGGCCGCGGCGGCGAAGAGGCAGAGGCCTGCCGCGCTGCCGGTGTACCGGTCGCGGTTGTCCCCGGCATCTCCTCCGCGCTGGGTGCTTCCGCCGCGGCGCAGGTCCCACTCACCCACCGCGACCATGCCTCGATCGTCAGCTTCGTCGCTGGCCAGTGCAAGGGCCTGTCCGAACAGGACTGGTCAGGCCTCGCCGGCAAGGGCCGTACGCTCGTCATCTTCATGGGCCTCGCCACCGCGCCGCAGATCAGCGACAAGCTGATCGCCGACGGCCTCTCGCCGGAAGTGCCTGTCGCGGTCATCGAGAAGGCGACGCGTGCTGACATGCGCGTGCTGCGCAGCCCCCTTGCCGGGCTTGCCGAGCTCGTCGAGCGCGAGGCCGTCGCGAGCCCGGCCCTCATCGTCATCGGCGACGTCGCCGCCGAACCATCCGACCACACGTTACGCGCCCGCCTCGATATGGCCGGCGCGCTGGAGGCAGAACTGTGA
- a CDS encoding DUF2849 domain-containing protein produces MKILTGNDLKSGAVIWWTGVGWSLDVAEAADTGEDGAKIAAREEGAQNVVGAYVVDAEKDADGVRPAHIKERIRAFGPTVRLDLTLKPSDPEAVNWVI; encoded by the coding sequence GTGAAGATCCTGACGGGCAACGACCTCAAGAGCGGGGCGGTGATCTGGTGGACCGGCGTTGGCTGGTCGCTCGACGTCGCCGAGGCCGCCGATACCGGCGAGGACGGCGCCAAGATCGCCGCGCGCGAGGAAGGTGCCCAGAACGTCGTGGGCGCCTATGTCGTCGATGCCGAGAAGGACGCAGACGGGGTGCGCCCCGCGCACATCAAGGAGCGCATCCGCGCTTTCGGTCCGACCGTGCGCCTCGATCTCACGCTCAAGCCCTCCGACCCCGAAGCCGTGAACTGGGTGATCTGA
- a CDS encoding nitrite/sulfite reductase yields the protein MYKYDEYDQQMVATRVEEFRDQVRRRLAGELTEDQFKPLRLQNGLYLQLHAYMLRVAVPYGTLNAAQMTVLGDIADKYDRGYGHFTTRQNIQYNWIKLEDTPEALADLAKVEMHAIQTSGNCIRNISCDQYAGASADEIVDPRPYAELLRQWSSFHPEFLVLPRKFKIAVIASEIDRAAMRLHDIGIRIVRNDAGEIGAEFHVGGGMGRTPFVAKKLRDFVPLDQLITYSEACLRVYNRYGRRDNKYKARIKILVHELGLEEYKRQVEEEFAHLASQPIEPPLAELERIKAMFTDPAFDSDASDELDLTDPDFRLWVERNTHAHKTPGYVIANVSLKPIGGIPGDATSDQIRLMAQLAKDYSFDELRVTHAQNIVFPHVKKSDLYTVWKALDEAGLSTANLDSIGDIIACPGLDYCALANARSIPVAQKISERFGSAERQAEIGELKLKISGCINACGHHHAGHIGILGVDKKGKENYQLLLGGSEGADTSLGKITGPGFDEDGVVDATEKAINVYLANKQGEERFLDTYRRIGMEPFKEAIYG from the coding sequence ATGTACAAGTACGATGAATACGACCAGCAGATGGTCGCGACGCGCGTCGAGGAATTCCGCGATCAGGTGCGTCGCCGTCTCGCCGGTGAGCTGACCGAGGACCAGTTCAAGCCGCTGCGCCTGCAGAACGGGCTCTACCTCCAGCTCCACGCCTACATGCTGCGCGTCGCGGTGCCCTATGGCACGCTCAACGCTGCGCAGATGACCGTGCTCGGCGACATCGCCGACAAGTACGACCGCGGCTACGGACACTTCACCACGCGGCAGAACATCCAGTACAACTGGATCAAGCTGGAAGACACGCCCGAGGCGCTGGCCGATCTTGCCAAGGTCGAGATGCACGCCATCCAGACCAGCGGCAACTGCATCCGCAACATCTCCTGCGACCAGTATGCGGGCGCTTCGGCCGACGAAATTGTCGATCCGCGCCCCTATGCGGAACTCCTGCGCCAGTGGTCGAGCTTCCACCCGGAATTCCTCGTCCTGCCGCGCAAGTTCAAGATCGCGGTGATCGCGAGCGAGATCGATCGCGCGGCCATGCGCCTGCACGACATCGGCATCCGCATCGTCAGGAACGATGCCGGCGAGATCGGCGCCGAATTCCACGTCGGCGGTGGCATGGGCCGTACGCCCTTCGTCGCCAAGAAGTTGCGTGACTTCGTTCCGCTCGACCAGCTGATCACCTATTCCGAGGCTTGCCTACGCGTCTACAACCGCTATGGCCGCCGCGACAACAAGTACAAGGCGCGTATCAAGATCCTCGTCCACGAACTGGGCCTCGAGGAATACAAGCGCCAGGTCGAGGAGGAGTTCGCCCACCTCGCCAGCCAGCCGATCGAGCCGCCGCTGGCCGAGCTCGAGCGCATCAAGGCGATGTTCACCGACCCCGCCTTCGACAGCGATGCATCGGACGAGCTGGACCTCACCGATCCCGACTTCCGCCTGTGGGTCGAGCGCAACACCCATGCGCACAAGACGCCGGGCTACGTCATCGCCAACGTCTCGCTCAAGCCCATCGGCGGTATTCCGGGCGATGCGACCAGCGACCAGATCCGCCTCATGGCACAGCTGGCCAAGGACTACAGCTTCGATGAGCTGCGCGTGACCCACGCACAGAACATCGTCTTCCCGCACGTGAAAAAGAGCGATCTCTACACCGTGTGGAAGGCGCTCGACGAGGCGGGGCTCTCGACCGCCAACCTCGACAGCATCGGCGACATCATCGCCTGCCCCGGGCTCGACTACTGCGCGCTCGCCAATGCGCGCTCGATCCCGGTCGCGCAGAAGATCTCCGAGCGCTTCGGTTCGGCCGAGCGCCAGGCCGAGATCGGCGAGCTCAAGCTCAAGATCTCGGGCTGCATCAATGCCTGCGGCCACCACCATGCGGGCCACATCGGCATCCTTGGCGTCGACAAGAAGGGCAAGGAAAACTACCAGCTCCTGCTCGGCGGCTCGGAAGGCGCCGACACGTCGCTGGGCAAGATCACCGGCCCCGGCTTCGACGAGGACGGCGTGGTCGACGCCACCGAGAAGGCCATCAACGTCTACCTCGCCAACAAGCAGGGCGAGGAGCGCTTCCTCGACACCTATCGCCGCATCGGCATGGAGCCGTTCAAGGAGGCCATCTATGGTTGA
- a CDS encoding DUF934 domain-containing protein has translation MVEVQFRLRDDDAVNDPAVTVDAFTQQSNSTAVRIEPGDDARDLLPSLERLALVEVSFPAWTDGRGYSSARILREAGYTGELRAVGDVVIDMLGHLRRCGFDAFAPEHPLNPDDAKTAFERWENVYQATGIDGRQPIWAKRHG, from the coding sequence ATGGTTGAAGTTCAGTTCCGCCTGCGTGACGACGATGCCGTCAACGACCCCGCCGTGACCGTCGATGCTTTCACCCAGCAGAGCAACTCGACCGCCGTGCGCATCGAGCCGGGCGACGATGCCCGTGACCTGCTGCCCTCGCTCGAACGCCTCGCGCTCGTCGAGGTCAGCTTTCCGGCATGGACCGACGGGCGCGGCTATTCCTCGGCCCGTATCCTGCGCGAGGCAGGCTACACCGGCGAGCTGCGTGCAGTCGGCGACGTTGTGATCGACATGCTCGGTCATCTGCGCCGCTGCGGCTTCGATGCCTTTGCTCCCGAGCACCCGCTCAATCCCGACGATGCGAAGACCGCCTTCGAACGCTGGGAAAATGTATATCAGGCGACCGGGATCGACGGCCGCCAGCCGATCTGGGCCAAGCGTCACGGCTGA